One genomic segment of Sminthopsis crassicaudata isolate SCR6 chromosome 4, ASM4859323v1, whole genome shotgun sequence includes these proteins:
- the DNPH1 gene encoding 5-hydroxymethyl-dUMP N-hydrolase produces the protein MAAASAPGRERGGEWGAGAEPREPGEPGGPGRLSLYFCGSIRGERQDRALYGRIVSRLRRFGVVLTEHVAAAELGARGEEAAGGDRLIHERDLAWLQQADVVVAEVTQPSLGVGYELGRAVAMDKRILCLFRPQSGRVLSAMIRGAADGTRFQVWDYEENEVETLLDRYFETDPPEPGAASPSPTS, from the exons ATGGCGGCTGCATCGGCTCCTGGACGGGAACGGGGCGGGGAGTGGGGCGCTGGGGCGGAGCCACGGGAGCCCGGGGAGCCGGGGGGGCCGGGTCGGCTATCCCTGTACTTTTGCGGGAGCATCCGAGGCGAGAGGCAAGACCGGGCCCTTTACGGGCGCATCGTGTCAAGACTGCGGCGCTTCGGGGTGGTGCTCACTGAGCACGTGGCGGCCGCCGAGCTGGGCGCGCGCG GGGAAGAGGCAGCAGGGGGTGACAGACTCATTCATGAGCGAGACCTGGCTTGGTTGCAACAGGCAGATG TGGTGGTGGCCGAAGTGACCCAGCCTTCCCTGGGTGTGGGCTATGAGCTGGGCCGGGCTGTGGCCATGGACAAGAGAATCCTGTGCCTGTTTCGCCCTCAGTCTGGCCGAG TGCTCTCAGCCATGATCCGTGGGGCTGCTGATGGGACGCGATTCCAGGTGTGGGACTATGAAGAGAATGAAGTGGAGACGCTGCTGGACCGGTATTTTGAGACTGATCCCCCTGAGCCTGGGGCTGCCTCCCCCTCTCCAACTTCTTGA